The nucleotide sequence AGCTTCATCTACACCGAGCACCACACCCCGCGGGTGTTCGTGGACCGGGTGGACTTCGTCAGCGGCGCCGGCTGGCTGGACGGCGGCGACTCGCGCAGCAAGGTGTTCCGGCCCGAGTCCTCCGGGCCGCGGCGGGTCTTCACCCCGCTCGGGGTGTTCGACTTCGAGCCGGAGTCCAAGCACATGCGCCTCGCGCGGCTGCACCCGTGGACGACCGTCGAGCAGGTGCAGGAGGCCACCGGGTTCGACCTGCCGGTAGCCGACGACCTGCAGGTCGTCGAGCCGCCGAGCGCCGAGGACCTGCACCTGCTGCGCACCGAGGTCGACACCGACGGCGTGCTCCGCCGGTACGGCGCGGTCGGTGGTCGATGACCCTGCACAGCCGCTACGTCGTCGCCGACGGGATCCGCACGCACTACCTCGAGGCGGGGGACGGGCCCGTCCTGCTCCTGCTGCACGGCGGGGAGTACGGCGCAGCCGCCGAGCTGACCTGGGCGGACTGCATCCCGCACTGGTCCGGCCGGTACCGCGTGCTGGCGCCGGATCTCGTCGGCTTCGGTCGCAGCAGCAAGATCCGCGACTTCGCGGGCGGGCAGCGCAGGCTGATGATCGCGCAGGTGTCGGCGCTGCTGCGCACCCTGGACGTGGACGCGGTGCACGCCGTCGGGACGTCGCTGAGCGCGCGGATGCTGCTGGACATGGCCGCCCGGGACCGGGCGGCGTGGCCGCTGCGCACCGTGGTCGCCGCGGGCATCGGGCTCGCACCGCCGGTCGCGGCGGGCCGGGAGGTCCTGGAGACCTTCGACGGGACCCTGGACGGGCTGCGCCCGTCGATGGCGGTGCTCTTCCACGATCCGGCCTACCGCGACGACGAGGACCTGCTCCGGCGCAGGCACGAGATCGCCGCCCTGCCC is from Pseudonocardia autotrophica and encodes:
- a CDS encoding alpha/beta fold hydrolase, whose protein sequence is MTLHSRYVVADGIRTHYLEAGDGPVLLLLHGGEYGAAAELTWADCIPHWSGRYRVLAPDLVGFGRSSKIRDFAGGQRRLMIAQVSALLRTLDVDAVHAVGTSLSARMLLDMAARDRAAWPLRTVVAAGIGLAPPVAAGREVLETFDGTLDGLRPSMAVLFHDPAYRDDEDLLRRRHEIAALPGAWETGAAAALRSPARSGTEGRPQVRAPRRDYGAITLPVQLVRGEHDALVPDDTWQELAGRIPEARACTVPGAGHYPQIERPAEFAAAVTGFLDGAT